The following are from one region of the Petrotoga mobilis SJ95 genome:
- a CDS encoding radical SAM/SPASM domain-containing protein, with translation MLHQSFLIMGGCNLSCSYCYYQVGNLHYSPTRLKPSDVEQWVEKCMHLMKIESITFTGGEPLLRRDFFEFVEIPIRYGIDTRVLTNGTLLTDKHASFFRDNNVEVCVSLDSISSNYHKQHRGGFERTMEGILKLRDHKVRRRYLTSIISKGNFDQIEELINFARRNNFGIRFHPIAVGEDNPLFLGNCSKQEQSLILNSLNSWAKQNNKEYYLGLIYSIMKFGAPPRLSDCPFTRQSIVIDSDGSIYPCYQHKDDKRYRLGNITQTSPEEVEENKRKFFTQVQPASCIKTACLGVF, from the coding sequence ATGCTCCATCAATCTTTTTTAATTATGGGTGGTTGTAATTTAAGTTGCTCCTATTGCTATTACCAGGTAGGTAACCTTCACTATTCTCCCACTCGTTTAAAACCTTCAGATGTTGAACAATGGGTTGAAAAATGCATGCATTTAATGAAAATAGAATCCATTACCTTTACTGGAGGAGAGCCCTTATTAAGGAGAGATTTTTTTGAGTTTGTGGAGATACCTATAAGATACGGAATTGATACCAGAGTTTTGACCAATGGCACATTACTAACTGATAAACATGCAAGTTTCTTTCGTGATAATAATGTTGAGGTTTGTGTGAGTTTAGACAGTATATCTTCTAATTATCACAAACAACATCGTGGTGGATTTGAAAGAACAATGGAAGGGATTTTAAAACTACGCGATCATAAGGTCAGGCGCAGGTATTTGACCTCTATTATTAGTAAAGGTAATTTTGATCAAATTGAAGAACTAATAAATTTTGCAAGGCGGAATAATTTTGGAATCAGGTTTCATCCTATTGCAGTTGGAGAAGATAACCCACTATTTTTAGGTAATTGCTCCAAGCAAGAACAATCTTTAATATTAAACAGCTTAAATTCATGGGCTAAACAAAATAATAAAGAATACTATTTAGGATTAATTTATTCAATTATGAAGTTTGGAGCTCCTCCAAGATTGAGCGATTGCCCTTTCACAAGACAATCTATAGTAATCGATTCGGATGGAAGTATATATCCATGTTATCAACATAAAGATGATAAAAGGTATAGGCTCGGTAACATTACTCAGACAAGTCCTGAAGAGGTTGAAGAAAATAAAAGAAAATTTTTTACTCAGGTTCAACCTGCGTCATGCATAAAAACCGCTTGTCTTGGAGTATTTTAG
- a CDS encoding MFS transporter, giving the protein MRRFGKSIKLDSTIVKYYFIIILYESIDKLFGTVYVAHMGIRGLTSFQIGQVLAIASIALSIFDYPTGNIADRYGRKRSLVLGFFIWSIGLLVFFQANNLFTFILSILLWAVGVSLISGTPGAWFVDEITKEGRAHLKAKVFPNANAISLIFGAIVALLSSALAIGRPDFPLLVAGIMALGTSIILIFILNENYGDRAISFRKALARNTIDIFKSTTMRLILIYSMSGRIAFQTFVMIWQLYMVKELKLPTAYLGFTMAIFLVVLAIGNSLAGILLKRFEGVKVSIMGQGLIAIGSITIASHTSIVAFYIGACLIELGLGIDMSASSVWVHDFIPSERRASYISAISAAGSLFGFTIPLVSGYIADQIGFRYNWLLAFIGSIITITLLIKIGTKIRTVREVIENVEKSK; this is encoded by the coding sequence ATGAGGCGTTTTGGTAAATCAATCAAACTTGACTCTACAATAGTCAAATATTATTTTATAATTATACTTTACGAAAGTATTGATAAATTATTCGGGACTGTCTATGTTGCTCATATGGGGATAAGGGGATTAACTTCATTTCAAATTGGCCAGGTATTAGCGATTGCTTCAATAGCATTAAGTATATTTGACTATCCAACTGGAAACATTGCTGATAGATACGGTCGGAAAAGATCTTTAGTGTTAGGATTTTTTATATGGTCCATAGGTTTACTGGTATTCTTCCAAGCAAATAATCTATTTACTTTTATCTTGAGTATTTTACTATGGGCGGTCGGCGTTTCATTGATTAGTGGTACTCCAGGAGCTTGGTTTGTAGATGAAATTACTAAAGAGGGTCGAGCGCATTTAAAAGCGAAAGTGTTTCCGAATGCAAATGCAATTTCACTAATATTCGGTGCTATTGTGGCTTTATTGTCCTCTGCTCTTGCAATTGGTCGTCCGGATTTTCCCTTATTGGTTGCTGGTATAATGGCACTTGGGACATCGATCATACTTATTTTCATTTTAAATGAAAATTACGGAGATAGGGCAATTTCATTTAGAAAAGCCCTTGCTCGAAACACAATTGATATTTTTAAAAGTACGACAATGAGATTAATTTTGATTTACTCTATGTCAGGAAGAATTGCATTTCAGACCTTTGTAATGATATGGCAATTATATATGGTCAAAGAGCTTAAATTGCCTACTGCATACTTAGGTTTCACAATGGCCATTTTTCTTGTAGTTTTAGCCATCGGAAATAGTTTAGCAGGCATACTTCTAAAGCGTTTTGAAGGTGTGAAAGTATCAATAATGGGGCAAGGTTTAATTGCAATAGGTTCTATTACAATTGCTTCTCACACTTCAATTGTTGCTTTCTACATAGGAGCCTGTTTAATCGAATTGGGATTGGGCATAGATATGAGTGCTAGTTCAGTATGGGTTCATGATTTTATTCCAAGTGAGAGAAGAGCATCTTATATTTCAGCTATTTCTGCTGCTGGATCCTTGTTTGGTTTCACTATCCCTTTGGTAAGTGGTTATATTGCGGATCAAATAGGTTTTCGCTACAATTGGTTGTTAGCCTTTATAGGAAGCATTATTACTATTACTCTATTAATCAAAATTGGTACAAAAATAAGAACTGTGAGAGAAGTGATTGAGAATGTCGAGAAATCAAAATAG
- a CDS encoding M29 family metallopeptidase, with protein MSRNQNSEINTCFHKVLSECGVIDQFKKVIIIFKENEYVWIELKNVLEKYEVNTIMVRIPNEEKDINSWIPKRCENGLFFIEPLGFYEADLTIFGLPIEARDYIFQKRLHERFIELQTSGQPTIMIDWPPEDIESSLKELVSHLYIRALCADYSNVHTENERLKNWLNRGRAYRITTSNGTDILIKREERPIHTEDCLINKTNKSILQLPCGEVFFAPIEKASNGVLVTKVGKKKIEISIKNGVARFEDERFLKIPNESFLGEFGIGTNRSMAKLFSLSSGEKAYGTCHFGFGNNTDIGGQISTEYHYDIIIDEPTITILE; from the coding sequence ATGTCGAGAAATCAAAATAGTGAAATCAATACTTGTTTCCATAAGGTACTATCTGAATGCGGAGTAATTGATCAATTTAAAAAAGTGATCATTATCTTTAAAGAGAATGAATACGTTTGGATAGAACTTAAAAACGTATTGGAAAAATATGAAGTTAATACTATAATGGTTCGTATTCCTAATGAAGAAAAAGATATTAACTCGTGGATTCCCAAAAGATGTGAAAATGGATTATTTTTTATTGAGCCGTTAGGTTTCTACGAAGCTGATTTGACGATATTCGGACTACCAATAGAAGCCCGCGATTATATATTTCAAAAACGCTTGCATGAGAGATTTATCGAACTTCAAACCTCTGGTCAACCTACTATTATGATTGACTGGCCACCTGAAGATATAGAATCTTCGCTCAAAGAACTAGTAAGTCACTTATATATCCGGGCTTTATGTGCTGATTACTCAAATGTTCATACAGAAAATGAACGCTTAAAAAATTGGTTGAATAGGGGACGTGCATATCGAATAACTACCAGTAACGGTACCGACATATTAATTAAACGAGAAGAGCGCCCTATCCATACTGAAGATTGTCTTATTAACAAAACGAATAAAAGTATTTTGCAACTGCCATGTGGAGAGGTCTTTTTTGCGCCCATTGAAAAAGCTTCAAATGGAGTACTAGTAACAAAAGTGGGTAAGAAAAAGATAGAGATTAGTATAAAGAATGGTGTTGCTAGATTTGAAGATGAAAGGTTTCTTAAAATACCTAATGAATCCTTTTTAGGGGAATTTGGTATAGGCACCAATAGATCAATGGCTAAGCTATTTTCGTTATCTTCAGGTGAAAAGGCTTACGGAACTTGCCATTTTGGTTTTGGTAACAATACAGATATAGGTGGGCAAATTTCCACTGAGTATCATTATGACATCATAATTGATGAACCTACGATAACAATTTTGGAATGA
- the cuyB gene encoding cysteate racemase, protein MKNETIKYPKKILGILGGMGPAATAEFVNILIRQFPAPCDQEYPKIILFSNPQIPDRNKAILENGQDPTPYLKEGLLTLKKWGADFLAIPCNTAHYFIDSFISEIDIPLVHIVEATIKKAKIFSPEGAWVLSTLATKKTELYGKYAKKENYNLFHPDWDFMKKIQRVIDMVKMGNIEESAKDLKPLLENLWKAKNVPIIAGCTELPIAYKATKLPKDLIISSLEALAEECIEEVLK, encoded by the coding sequence ATGAAGAATGAGACTATAAAGTATCCAAAAAAAATTTTAGGGATTTTGGGAGGTATGGGGCCGGCAGCCACCGCTGAATTCGTTAACATTTTGATCAGACAATTTCCTGCACCTTGTGATCAAGAATATCCAAAGATTATTTTATTTTCAAATCCACAAATCCCTGATCGAAACAAAGCTATATTGGAAAACGGCCAAGATCCTACTCCATACTTAAAAGAAGGTCTTCTTACTTTAAAGAAATGGGGCGCAGATTTTTTGGCAATCCCGTGTAATACTGCCCATTATTTTATTGATTCGTTTATTAGTGAGATCGACATTCCTTTAGTTCACATTGTTGAAGCAACGATAAAAAAAGCAAAAATTTTTTCTCCTGAAGGGGCATGGGTTCTTTCAACTCTAGCAACTAAAAAAACTGAATTATATGGAAAATACGCTAAAAAAGAAAACTACAACTTATTTCATCCTGATTGGGACTTTATGAAAAAAATTCAAAGAGTTATTGATATGGTGAAAATGGGAAATATTGAAGAAAGTGCAAAAGATTTAAAGCCATTATTAGAAAATTTATGGAAAGCAAAAAATGTTCCAATAATAGCAGGTTGTACCGAACTACCTATTGCCTACAAAGCAACTAAATTACCTAAGGATCTTATAATTTCAAGTTTGGAAGCTTTGGCTGAGGAGTGCATCGAGGAGGTTTTGAAGTAG
- a CDS encoding ABC transporter ATP-binding protein, whose amino-acid sequence MKYKHALYFLWEEVSRFKKELFINFILIFSSIPLVAVTPFLIENLMQEITTINDGQGMKNALITAILILVIYSFTRFIWFFCDYHGDILKLLVKGNLREKLYLKVLKLPASYHKRKPSGELMARFTSDIDIVGEEALFFTSVFQAIAEFSVGCYVAFKLNTYLAIIFVCSLPIYLLCQKQFKPKMESMSLLEREANDNVVKSIEEGINSAIIIRLLEKTAYFYHLFQNKIRNWHNSMKNKSFYEKLYNSITMYIEEGLPIIILCIGAILSMRGLVDIPTLIAFFTFVGRLYVPVWNLAFLFTTTPAAFPSINRIETLLNQEEEKVRKGKPFPKEFTIDFHDVFFSYEENNYILKNINLQINKGEKIAIVGSTGTGKSTLLLLLTELYKPQRGEILLNKLKLSQYDLLDLRRNIKYVEGSPFIFNASIEENILLGEKVEKSTINEILEITQLTEFSESLNKNCLLLSSGQRQRVNLARTLLHPPKVLLLDEATSAMDSHTEELIFESLKEKEKDMAIILVSHRLSTITKADKIYFMANGTIVDSGSHIELYQKNESYRELFKKQYVKDAQNDR is encoded by the coding sequence ATGAAATATAAACACGCCTTGTATTTTCTTTGGGAAGAGGTCTCTCGTTTTAAAAAAGAGTTATTCATAAATTTCATACTAATTTTCTCATCAATACCATTAGTAGCCGTGACTCCATTTTTAATCGAAAACTTGATGCAAGAAATTACAACAATAAACGATGGGCAAGGAATGAAAAATGCCTTAATTACAGCTATACTGATTCTTGTTATTTATTCCTTCACACGTTTCATTTGGTTTTTTTGTGATTATCATGGAGACATTTTGAAATTGTTAGTGAAAGGAAACTTGCGTGAGAAATTATATCTAAAGGTTCTAAAGTTGCCAGCTTCGTACCATAAAAGGAAGCCATCAGGTGAATTGATGGCGCGATTCACCTCTGATATTGACATAGTTGGAGAAGAAGCGCTTTTTTTCACATCTGTTTTTCAGGCAATAGCTGAGTTTTCGGTAGGATGTTATGTCGCTTTTAAATTAAATACTTATTTAGCGATAATATTTGTTTGTTCCTTGCCCATATACTTATTATGCCAAAAGCAGTTCAAACCAAAGATGGAAAGTATGTCTTTGTTAGAACGAGAGGCAAACGATAATGTTGTAAAATCAATAGAAGAAGGGATAAATTCAGCAATTATCATAAGATTATTGGAAAAAACCGCCTATTTTTACCATCTTTTTCAAAACAAGATCCGCAACTGGCATAATTCTATGAAAAACAAAAGTTTTTATGAAAAACTATATAATAGTATAACTATGTATATTGAAGAAGGTTTACCTATTATTATTTTGTGTATAGGTGCAATTTTATCAATGAGGGGTTTAGTAGATATTCCAACGCTGATCGCCTTTTTCACATTCGTTGGAAGGCTATATGTCCCAGTATGGAACCTTGCTTTTCTCTTCACTACCACACCTGCTGCTTTTCCATCAATAAATAGAATTGAAACTTTACTAAACCAAGAAGAGGAAAAAGTACGTAAAGGGAAGCCCTTTCCAAAAGAATTTACAATTGATTTCCACGATGTTTTCTTTTCATATGAGGAAAATAATTATATATTAAAGAATATAAATTTACAAATCAACAAAGGTGAAAAGATAGCCATTGTTGGATCTACCGGAACAGGGAAAAGCACTTTACTTTTACTGTTAACTGAATTATATAAACCGCAAAGAGGAGAAATATTACTGAACAAATTAAAACTTTCACAATATGATCTTTTAGATTTACGAAGAAATATAAAATATGTAGAAGGTTCTCCTTTTATATTCAATGCAAGTATAGAAGAGAATATCTTATTAGGTGAAAAAGTTGAAAAAAGTACAATAAATGAGATTTTAGAAATCACACAACTAACAGAATTTTCAGAGTCTCTTAATAAAAACTGTTTGCTCTTATCCAGTGGGCAAAGGCAAAGAGTCAATTTAGCTCGAACATTATTACATCCCCCTAAGGTGCTGTTGCTGGATGAAGCTACTTCTGCAATGGATTCACACACTGAAGAATTAATATTTGAAAGTCTAAAGGAAAAGGAAAAAGATATGGCAATAATCTTGGTTTCTCATCGTCTTTCAACAATAACAAAAGCAGATAAGATATATTTTATGGCAAACGGTACTATAGTGGATTCGGGCTCACACATAGAGTTATACCAAAAGAATGAAAGTTATAGAGAATTATTTAAGAAACAGTATGTCAAAGATGCTCAGAATGACAGATAA
- a CDS encoding PqqD family peptide modification chaperone encodes MLNIMPETLIWDVTQLCNLSCIHCYNNDRYGKNNIYHSGKDLTTEEARNAIEKIANSGVKHIHLLGGEPFCRKDIFELCSFAKKEGLMVTVNTNGLFLTPENCEKLVFSEVDSITVSLDGATSEVHDRIRGRGVFDQVIKNLEVFLNKRNELKSKIKVFIAFTMLNYNIHQIPLIVDLAMNMGLDGIDIMELYSSGNASNGKFDYSKDESIKQMEMLARKLRNNQKYFSNFFVQLDTVFSLVEYLNKKYLANFSFNPEFTNCTASDGMFYMQADGELHPCGVANNPLYNKNLLNDGAYKIESINIKNIRSLEEMVKSDYNQTFLNFKKLFRARQFTQFPICSSCEHRTICSQLCPIIYYYKNNIEICSKVKKLKNNFIRDMINKKVFLRREVLKKEENDKIYLWDHQWKTYRLIEGSGNEIWRLIEKGENEIRNIIKELDKKYNNEVKRDKIKEDVVFFINELYNSEFVTLEEL; translated from the coding sequence ATGCTGAATATTATGCCAGAAACTTTGATTTGGGATGTTACACAACTTTGCAATTTATCATGTATACATTGTTATAATAATGATAGATATGGAAAAAACAATATTTACCATTCTGGAAAAGACCTTACAACAGAAGAAGCTAGGAATGCTATAGAAAAAATAGCGAATTCAGGAGTCAAACATATACATCTCCTTGGTGGAGAACCATTTTGTAGAAAGGATATTTTTGAATTATGTAGTTTTGCAAAAAAAGAAGGATTAATGGTTACTGTAAACACTAATGGCTTGTTTCTGACACCTGAAAATTGCGAAAAACTTGTTTTTTCAGAAGTTGATTCCATAACAGTAAGCCTTGATGGGGCTACCTCAGAGGTTCACGATAGAATCAGAGGAAGAGGGGTATTTGACCAGGTTATAAAAAATTTAGAAGTTTTTCTTAATAAAAGAAATGAATTGAAGAGTAAAATCAAAGTATTTATTGCCTTTACAATGTTGAACTATAACATTCATCAAATACCTTTAATCGTAGATTTGGCAATGAATATGGGCCTAGATGGTATAGATATTATGGAATTATATTCCTCAGGAAATGCATCAAATGGAAAATTTGATTATTCTAAGGATGAATCTATTAAGCAAATGGAGATGTTAGCTAGAAAACTAAGAAACAATCAAAAGTATTTCTCAAATTTTTTTGTACAATTAGATACTGTATTTTCTCTGGTTGAGTATTTAAATAAAAAATACTTGGCAAATTTTAGTTTTAATCCTGAATTTACAAATTGTACAGCAAGTGATGGAATGTTTTATATGCAAGCAGATGGTGAATTGCATCCGTGTGGGGTAGCTAATAATCCACTTTATAATAAAAATCTTTTAAATGATGGCGCTTATAAGATTGAATCTATAAATATTAAAAACATTCGCTCTTTAGAAGAGATGGTAAAAAGTGATTATAATCAAACTTTTCTTAATTTTAAAAAATTGTTTAGAGCAAGACAATTTACCCAATTTCCTATATGTTCAAGTTGTGAGCATCGTACAATTTGTTCCCAATTATGTCCTATAATTTATTATTACAAAAACAATATCGAAATATGTTCAAAAGTGAAAAAACTAAAAAATAATTTCATAAGAGACATGATTAATAAAAAAGTTTTCTTAAGAAGAGAAGTTTTAAAGAAAGAAGAGAATGATAAAATTTATTTATGGGATCATCAATGGAAAACATACAGACTAATTGAAGGAAGTGGTAACGAGATTTGGAGGCTAATTGAAAAAGGAGAAAATGAAATAAGAAATATAATAAAAGAATTAGATAAAAAATACAATAATGAAGTAAAAAGAGATAAAATCAAAGAAGACGTGGTTTTTTTCATTAACGAATTATATAACTCAGAATTTGTTACATTGGAGGAACTTTAA